DNA from Candidatus Bathyarchaeota archaeon:
ATCTCAATAGTTCTGGCCTTAACAGGTGGTTTATACTTAATCTATTTAGAGCCTTCTCCTTCGATCTATACGCACCTAGGAGTAATAGCCCTAATTATAGCCGGTGTTTCAATGAAATCTTTCTTCGATCATCTTATAGTTAAGAGAAAGGAGAAAAAGAAGCAAATGAAGGCCCTGAAGGATTTGCTGATGGAATGCGAAGGAAACTTGGAGTTAATCAGGAACAAAAAGATACAATGGCCTCAGGTCCATTTCAGCATAATTTCGTATAATATAGTAAAGGAAAAGGCAATGCTTAGCGGTTTTTCATCCAAGCTTCATAAGCAAATTGAAGAGTCTTACCAACTAGTTTCAGAGATAGAAAAACGAAAATTCCGTGCCTTCGACCAAAAAACCGACATGATGCTTGAGAAACTTGCGCAAACACTTGCAGAAGTTATAGAAGAACTAAAGCGAGAAATCTATCGCCATCGCTCATAGTAAATGCTCGAACAGAGATTGGAAAACATTAGAGAAATATCACGACAATCGTGTGTTAGTAGTATTCGGAGAGGGATTGTTGCTCAGGAGTCTCTTCGCTTCCCAGCTTCTTCCATTGCTCTGACTTCACAAACCCGCCAACTTGCTCCTTAATCTTCTTAGCAACCCTTGATCCAATAAGAGGTAACCCTACAAGCCTTTCCGCCGGCGCACGCTTTAGGTCATCCACCGTTTTTAAGCCGGAGTTGAAAAGAATGCGGGCGCGTGCTCTGCCTACGCCTTTCAGACGAACAAGAGGTAACAGCTCGACCTTTACACCATTAGCACTTCGCTCCATCAACTTGTTCAACTTTGACGCCAAGTCTTTCTGTTTAAGCAAGCCCGCGAGTTCTCTAGAGGCATAAAGCAGCCATTTTGCAGAGTTAATAAGCCTATACAAGTCTCCGGGCTGCACTCGAAAGCGCTCAATCATCTGATCCTCAGTGACCTCTTCAATCCACGACTGCATTACCCACGCCAATTTCGCCTCACCCATGAATTCTTCAAAATCAAAATGATCATCAAACTCGCTGGGCGGTTCAAACATAAACTCGTCCCTGTGCTTATCCACAAACAACGCGAGCTCATCAACCTCGCTAGAGTAAGGACGCAGTTTCGGGTACATGTCCGGAGTATGAGCTATCATGTGGAGAAAGCTAATGTCAGTTATCACGGGCGCACGAGCACGCAACGCGTCGCGAATAAAAACAGCTGAAATTGGGTCAATGTAGAGATCTGAAACCCGGCGACCAAACTTCGTAGCAAAAAGGTTCTTACCACCTGCGTCAATCATCTCTTCATCATAGAGAAACTTGAGAATCTTAGTTATAACCAGCTTAATAGCCTTAGGATCATACTGATAGGCATAGAAGGTTTTGCCGAAGAAATCGTAAACACCTTGTTCAGTCTGTGCATATTGAGCAGCAATGGTTGACAGGACGTGGGGGCGTAAGATTCGTTCCACCGCAAGCTTTGACCAGATACGCTCAGGCTCCGCTAAAACATAATTTTCCATCAGATAATCCTGCTCGTCATCCGTCTTGGCTATAAGAATCGCTTCACCAACATTGTCATACTTTGGCCTTCCAGCCCTACCGGCCATCTGCTTATACTCCAGAACAGGTATGGGATAGTAACCATAACCCACCTCGTAACGCCTATAATCATGAATTACCACCATTCTCGCCGGCAAGTTAACGCCGAAAGCTAGAGTCGGCGTAGCAGTTAAGACCTTGATTTTGCCTTCTCGGAAAGCCTCTTCCAGCAGCCTTCGGTGACCACTCCCCAATCCAGCGTGATGAAAAGCTGCTCCATGTTTGACAAAGTTGGCAAGAAGCTCGCTTATTCTCGTTCGCTCGCCGGTTGCCAGCATCCGTTCACTAAGTAGGTTCAAAGAACGTTTAGCGGGTTTTGAGAGGAAATTGTCCAGTTCAGCGGCCATTTTTTTTGCCAGAGAAACTGAGTTCTTCCGTGTTGATGCGAAGATGAGTGCTTGACCGCCAGACTTAACAATGTGGAGGGCGAGGTTCAAAGCGGGGTTTCTGGCGTGTTTTCCTATTTTCGTAGCCCCGCCGTCTTTGAATTGTATTTCCTGATGAAGAAGAACTCCTTCCTTCAGCTTAACGGGTCTCCACTGGGTTGTAACATATTGAGCTTTAAGCCAGTCCGCCAGTTCTTCAACGTTCTTTATCGTGGCGCTCAGAGCTAAGACTTGAATTTCTGGGTTAATCTGCATCAGCCTCGCCAACACAACTTCAAGCGTCGGTCCCCGTTCAGAATCGTTGAGCAAATGAACTTCATCAGCAACCACAAGCGATATCTCATCCACCCACTTAGACCGGTGCCTCAAAAGCGAATCAGCCTTCTCGTTAGTGGAGATTATTATATCATATCTTCCAAGCCACGGGTCACTGCTGTCATAATCGCCGGTGCTGATGCCAACGCGTACACGTCGCCCATTAAGCTTTCGAACGCCACTGTATTTTTTAAACTCTTCATATTTTTCGCTAGCTAAAGCTCTCAGAGGAGTTAAATAGAGAACCTTTCCACTGTGCTCTACGATATGCTTAAGAGCGCAAAGCTCCGCTGTGAGAGTTTTGCCAGAAGCAGTGGGGCTTGCCAAAACAAGGTTTTTTCCTTCAAGAGCGCCTGCGCGAACTGCTTCCTCTTGGGGAGGATAAAGCTTGGAAATCCCAGATTTCATAACAACTTCTTTCACTTGTTCAGGAATAGGCAGTTCTTCAACTTTCAATCCTAAAACCTTTAGGCTATACTTTGCTTAGGAAGCCTGGTCGCCGTTCATATATTGTCCCGTCTCTTATCATCCTTCCAATAAGCTTCTGGGCTTCAAACGCTTCGATTTTATGCTTGCTTGAAAGCTCGTCCAAGAGTAGTCTTTTTTCAATCATACCTGTTTCTTTTGACATTTCAACAATTTCAGTGAGGATTACTCTCAACTTGTCTTGCATGCTCTTCGGTTTTCCAACCATGATTATGTCAATGTCTCGCATTTGGGTTGACATGTCAATGCCCACTTCTTCCAACGATTTATTCATAATGACAATAGCGGCTTCAGCGTCTTCGGCAGTAACTTCTTTTCGAAGCGCAATCCGCGCCCTTGCCTCCGCCAGCCTGATCAGAGATTCCAGCTGCCTTGCCGTGATGGCTATAGGTGAACCTTCAATTTTTTCTGTAATTGCTCTCATCTCTAGATAGAAAGCTCTTAGCCGCTGTGAGGCCTCATCGGTTAACACTGGTTTTATGTTCTTCGCATAACTGATATATTTTTTAAGTAAATCTGACGGGACAGGTGTTTCTAAAGGCGCTGCGCCTCGTCTATGTATTTCTAGAATGTGGGCCGACATTTTTTCGTCCAAATCTTTTTTAGGGACGTCTTTTAACACGAAGATTAAGTCAAATCTTGAGAGAATGGTGATAGGCAAGTTTATGTTTTCAGTCACTGTCTTATAAGCATCATACCTCCCTAAGGAGGGGTTGGCAGCTGCAAGAATGGCTGTTCTTGCGTTGAGAGTTGCCACAATACCGCCTTTCGCCACGGACACTGTGTGTTGTTCCATAACTTCGTGAATTGCCACCCTGTCTTCTGGACGCATTTTGTCAATCTCATCAATACATGCGACTCCTTTGTCTGCCAAGACAAGTGCGCCAGCCTCAAGAGTCATTCCCCCGCCTTTCTCACGCAACACAGCAGCAGTCAAACCCGCTGCAGTTGTTCCACGACCGGAAGTATACAAGCCTCTCGGAGCGATTGCAGCTACGTACTGGAGCAATTGTGACTTGGCGGTACCTGGGTCGCCAAGAAGAAGAATGTTTAGTTCGCCTCTAATTGAGATGTCCGCTAATTGTTTTGGAACGCCGCCAAAAACTATGTACATTATGGCTTCTTTGATGGTTTCATAGCCGTAGATGGAAGGGGCAATTGAACGTATGATGTTTCTGTGAATCCACGGGTCTGCGGCAAGTTCAAGGATTTTCTTTTCTTCCTCTGGTGAAACGAGAACCATTTCTGGCTCTTTACTCTCTATATCTATGAAATTAGCGTCAACATGAAGACGGAAAACCCGAAGCTTTCCAGCCGTGGGAAAAACCGGTGCCACAGCACGAACAATGCCAATTATTGCAACATGATCGCCTGGTCTAGCCGTGTCAACAAGGTCTCGGCTTATGAGCTTCACATTCAAAGATCGAGGTAGCTGACCTGGAGGCAAATCTTCAGGCCGCTCTTGTATGCGAATCTGCTGGTAATCGATAAAAGTAGAACCCTCTTGAACAAATTCGAAAGGTCCTTTACTCTGACAATGTGGGACTTCGCACCGTAAAGGCGCCTTCAGAAAGGGACCTGCCTGGTCTAAGTAAGCAGTTTCACCGCATCTTTTGCATTTGAACGCTGCTCGCAACACCTGAGGCTGCACTGGAGAGGCACGCACGATTATGCCCTCAACCATCACAAGCCTACCGATGTTAGCCGCTCCCAACATGCGCAAAGCCGTTGATTCAGGCAGATTTCTGAAACGAACAGTGACACTTTCTATCTTTAACGCGTATTCGCTGTCTTCTGTTTCCAGCTGCGAATAAGCAGCTCTATTTATGTACTCTGAATATTCATCTGGCTTTTCCACCAAAATTTGTGCCAATGCCATATCGAAAACCATTAGGTCTTCAAACTCTACAATAAGTGAAGTGCTGTTACCGATTGCCATTTGAGATATTCTTTCACGATATTTATCCTGCTTGAAAAAATCTTCGAAGCGTTGCTGAGGGTCAATTTCAACTTCTTCAGTCGTTTTTGCCACCTCTTTAGAAAATCTTGCCTCTCCATTCGTTAATGGTCTTGTAGAGATTATGATAAAGTGTTCTCTCTTCAACGGTTAGGCTTTGAAGTGCCTGTGCAGTAAGGGGTAGGGACGAAGCAAGAGAAACTATCTTTTTTACTCGGCAATTAACAATGTCTTTTGAAATCCTAACAGATTTTTCATGATCCTTCAGTTTTTCTGGATTGTTTGCAGAGGCTCTTTTGAGGCTGGTGAGATAGCGCCTTAGTTTTGGATAAAAATCTTCGGGAAGCGGAGAAACCTTGTTTGTGGGTTGCACTCTTTCTTTCCAATGTATCTTATGCAACTTGACAACGTCTAACATGTCCTCTTCTCGAAAACGAACTATCCCTGCCTTTTCAAGTTCTTTTGCAACCCAAAACCGAACCTCATACTCTCTTCCTTCATCAAAAGGACCAACCTTCAATCCTGCTAATTCAGTTTTCGCCTCATTACGGTTTGCGATAACCTTAACCGGTTTGTTTTCAAACATAAAGTCTGCATCTTCTACTGAGATATGCTGATGAGTAGACAGCTCGCCTTTCCCCCTTGTCATGTCTTTAAGAAGAGAGGACTGGGAGAATATAAAATGTACAGTCGAAAAAATAATACCGTAAGTGCTAAAGCTTTTGATTTCTTATAGAGATTTTTCTTCCTTTTCCAAAAATCCTGTTAAGAATATGGCGTATTCACATGGATGTTCGTTTTGAAGTAGGGATTTTATGATTTTGATTTTGCCTTTTTTACCATGCGTAACCCTCGAAATTATGTAGTCTATTGTCTTTTTGCGGAAATTGCAGAGCCACTTCTTTTGACCCGATTTCACCAGTTTGAAGTAGGGGCAAGTTTTATATTTCAACGTAAAGCCACCTTCAAAATATTCTATTTCAACTTCTATGTCTAATTCTCGGTACATGTCTGTGAGTCTTTCACCCACTTCCCTAATGGTCCACAGATAATCTTCTGGAAACATTTCATCAAATTGAGCCTTAACCAAGGAAAAAGCCTCTTCAGCACTACCCGCAGACATAGCGTCAACAAGGTTTTGCATTATGATCTTGCGTGGAATCGGTTCAAGAATGGGCTTTCCCATATGTTTCAGTTTGAAACTTAGAAGATTCTGAAATGCAGTTGTAGAAACCTCGTAACCTAATTCTTTAAACATTGACTCGATGAGAACTCGTTGAGTATTCATCAGTAAAGGATTGATTCGTTTGAAGATTATTGTGAAATGTTCTTTGTCTACAAATCTTACCTCAGCGTCACTTTGAGAGGCTTTCAAGTTTTTACATATGAAGTTTTCTGCGTATCTTTGAACTCTTTCCGGGTCGTTTCGCGCTAGCATCTTTATGGCATTCGAAATTCGCACGCCAGCATTGTAATAGATGGCGTCAAACTTTTTTCTGTCTGCTTCGAACACTTTAGAAGCAAAAGAGTTGAAAACATCTCGCGGAACTGGAATAACGTCTAAGAACTGCCGACCGATTGTTTGGTACGCACCTAATTCGACCAATTGGTCAAGAAGGCTTTGATCTTTGGCTCCCACGAACTTGACTGATATGCTTCCAGTAGCGTGTTCAAGGGAGTGGTCTAGGAGCTTCCATCCACGCGTAGCAAGCATCACAGAAAACGCGCTAATAGCTATTTTCGCTATCTCTGGAGACGTTGCTTGAAAAACGATAGTTAGAACATTTTTCTCTTTCTCAAGAACCTTTGCTTGTCTAAACCAGTTCATCTTGTTACCTGCAGAAACAAGACCATTGAAGAAATCTTCTGGTTCTCTTGGCAGTTCGCCGGCTCCAAGAACTGTTCTAACATCCTCAATTATTGCGCCCATGTCCGTAACTGGCTCTTCCAAGTGTTTCCCAGCCCAATGTAAAAACCCTGGCCCCACTAATACAAGGTTGTTTCTGAAAAGACTAGGTTTTATCGCGGCAAACCTCTTTTGAATTTGCTGACTTAAAACTTTGTCAAATTCTTTCTTCTTTAGTATAAACATTTCACTCCTTACCATTTTAACGATGATGTCTTCGCCCATTATGCGAAGGTCAAAAGGCGTGCCTGTGCCTTCAAGAATTATAGCGACTTGACTTGCCACAATTTCCGGTATTTTTGCAAAAACCCTGGTTCTTAAAATCACTGTGTTATCAAGTTCATTGTGGGAAGCTATATCGAACAACCGTGTTAAGCCTTTTATTTCTTCGAGAAGTAGAAGAAATTCTTTGAAAGAAGTCGGGGTTTTCCATCCAATTGAGTCTTTGAGAACCGCCACGACATTCCGAGCTTCAATTTGTTGTTCCTCAATGAAGCCCTCGAAACTTTTATCACCTATTGCAACCTCAAGCAAGCCATTTAGAGTCTTTCTGCCCACTGAGGTTAAGTCCAACGTTTCTCTAAGGCTCGTCTGCTCAACCATCTTTGCCTTTACTGCACAGTCGTCACATGATCCTATCTTCTCAACTCTCAAAAATGTTTCTAATGCTTGTTCAATAACACGGCTTTTCGTACCATATGTCTTTGCTAGTTCTTCAAGAATTTTGCTTGTCTTTCTGGGTATTGTCGTATGAAGATGAACGGCCATTGTTTCCACAAGTACTTTTCTAATGGCATCTTATAAAAATGTTCACGTCTGTGAACACAGATTCCAATGTGTGTACATAGACAGAAAAAAAGACGAGGGGAAAATTAAGCTTTTGGCAAAGCCAATTTTAATAGTGGAGCAGTTGGCTTTCCCTTACGTGCCATCATTGCGTCAGCTACTCTTTTCACGGATAGCATATATGCTGCAGTTCGCATGTTGACATTGTGTTGCTTCGCCATTGCAACGACGTTCTCAAAAGCTTTGTCCATTATGGCTTTGAGCTTGTCATCCACTTCCTGTTCTGTCCAGTAATAGTTCATCTGGTTTTGAACTTGTTCGAAGTAGCTGACTGTTACGCCGCCAGCGTTTGCTAGAATATCGGGGATTACAAACACACCGTTCTTGAAAAGTACTTCATCTGCTTCGGGTGTAACTGGTCCGTTAGCTCCTTCCGCAACTATCTTGGCCCTTATATCTGAAGCATTTGCTTTCGTAATTTGGTTCTCCAAGGCTGCAGGCACTAAAATGTCACATTGAAGTGTAAGTAATTGTTCGTTGGAAATCTCGTTGCTTCCTGGGTAGTCCACAACTGAACCTGTTTTTCGCTTGTGCTTCAGAACTTTTTCGGGATCCAGCCCTTCAGGGTTGTAGATTCCGCCTTTGGAGTCTGAGACTGCTATTATTTTACATCCAAGCCCATTTAAAAGCCGTGCAGCATGATACCCCACGTTGCCATATCCCTGGACTGCTACTGTCGCGCCCTTGAGTTCCATGTCAAGATGGTTTGCTGCGTCAATAACAGTGTACATTAGGCCGAGAGATGTAGCCTTATTTCTGCCCAATGACCCTCCAACATTCACTGGTTTCCCGGTTACTACGCCAAAGGCGTTATAACCAACTATTTCGCTGTATTCGTCCATCATCCATGCCATTGTTTGGGCGTTTGTGTAGATGTCTGGAGCAGGGATGTCAGTGTAGGGCCCAATAAATTTCGATATGGCACGGGTGTAGCCTCTTATTAGTCGTTCAAGTTCGGCTTGGGACATTTTTTTTGGGTTGCATCGAATGCCGCCCTTACCTCCTCCAAGGGGAAGACCCACAACTGCAGTTTTCCAAGTCATCCACGCTGCCAAGGCAGTTACCTCGTCAACCGTCAGGTCTGGATGATATCGAATGCCACCCTTAGTCGGTCCCAATGTGTTGTTGTATTGTACACGAAACCCTGCGAATACACGGACGCTACCGTCATCCATTATTACAGGGATATTCGCCACAAAAATTCGCATCGGGTGTTTCAGTACTTCATGAATTCTGGGGTCAAGATTGAGTTTTTCAATGGCAATGTCTAATTGTCTAAGAGCGGCTTCATAAGGGTTTGGAGTTTTGATCACAGGGGCTAATGTTTCCATTTGGATGGAGATTGCCGTCTGAAATTTCTCTACTAATGCGCTCAGGAGTTCTTTTGACTCTTCAAGGCTTGTTCCGTAGAACCAAAGGAAAGCGTCCGCGAGTACATCTTCTCTTTCGGTGAAAGAGGAACTTGCTGGAATCATCTTAGGCTTCTCTGAGAAGTAGTCAATCATGATGCGAAGCATATCTAACTCGTTTCTGGCTAATGGCCGTAGTTTTAGAATCGGCTCAGGCATTTTTACATGTAAATATTGAGATTCGTTGATTTTTTTATCCAAGTCTTCAAGGATTTTCCACGCGTTTTCCACTGGAATACCGAAGTGTTCAGAGTAAGTTGTGACCAAGGCATAATGAGCGGAGGTGTAGCTTTCGAGTTGAGCGGTGAGTTCTGGCTTTTCAGCGAAGAAGTCAGCCATCAGCTTTATCATTCCTAACTCTTTTGCTGAGAATTCTACTAAGCTTAACACAATTTTTCACTTCCTGCATGTTTAAATAAACCCATGTTCAAGTATAGAAACGTTATGTCCATAATGTACATCTATGTACACACTCAGCGAGAACCTAAACGTTTTTAACAACAGCCTAGAACAAAAGAAGTAGGAGTGCATAATGATCAAAGAAGAAAAAGCACCACGCTACTCGACAGGAGTAAAGAACCTTGACGAAATTCTTGAAGGAGGTCTATTTCTAGGCGAAAATGTGGTGTGGGAAGTTGAATCTGGAACATTTACGCGTGAATTCATGGGGGCTTTTATGAAACAAGGAATTGAAGAGGGCAATTCGGTCATCTATTTTGATTTCATTTATCCCCCACAAGCCATAATATTTCACCTCAAACCCCTCATCAACCAACTTCCAGAAGGATGGGAAAAGAAACTTCTAGTCCTAGATTGCTTTTCAGAGGCTGGTGGACAAGGCGAGTTGATATTTAGCGATTTCTATGATAAAGCGCCTTCTTGGATGAGAAGAGTTCCAAGCTCAAAAGACCCTGAACGTTTTCACCACTTTTTTGGAAGAATTGAAAGAGAGTTCGTAACATCTGGCACTCGACTAATTTTTTACAGCCTTTCAATGATGGAACACATTTGGGGGCGAGACGCCGTAAAGAGTTTTTTTGGCCATGTTTGCCCAGCACTATACGCTTACAAGACATTAGCATATTGGCCAATGATAAAGAAAGCTCATCCCACCGAGTTTATCGCAATGATTGAACATATGACTCAAGTTGTCATCGATCTTTCAAAAGAAAAAGATGGGATGTTTCTCACGGTAAGAAAAGGCGGTCGTAGATATTCGCCTTCTACTTATGAGCAGCATAAATATGTGACAGATGGTTTGGAAATCAGCTTTGAGTAACATCTCATAGCGATTTTGAATGAATTCTATGTTCATGCGTGTTCATAACTTCATGCTTTTTTAGGAATATTTAAATTCCACAGTTGCTATTCGCTCATATTCTAAGGTTTGCAAACGTAAACATGAGGGAAAAAAATGCCAGAACGTGTAGACAGAAACAGTGCCTATCTCAACGCAAAATCAACCACTGGAACACAAACACGAGTCAAAGACACTAGCCCTACAAGCGGCATGTGCCCAATATGCATCCGCGACTGCCCATTCCTCTGCGAAATCAGCCTCTCAACCTTCCGCGGAAGAGAAGCACTTTACCCCGAACCCTTGCAGTTTGGTTACAGCACTGCAGGTGCACTGAAAGATTTCGGACTCGATTGGTCCCACTTCAACATCC
Protein-coding regions in this window:
- a CDS encoding DEAD/DEAH box helicase gives rise to the protein MKVEELPIPEQVKEVVMKSGISKLYPPQEEAVRAGALEGKNLVLASPTASGKTLTAELCALKHIVEHSGKVLYLTPLRALASEKYEEFKKYSGVRKLNGRRVRVGISTGDYDSSDPWLGRYDIIISTNEKADSLLRHRSKWVDEISLVVADEVHLLNDSERGPTLEVVLARLMQINPEIQVLALSATIKNVEELADWLKAQYVTTQWRPVKLKEGVLLHQEIQFKDGGATKIGKHARNPALNLALHIVKSGGQALIFASTRKNSVSLAKKMAAELDNFLSKPAKRSLNLLSERMLATGERTRISELLANFVKHGAAFHHAGLGSGHRRLLEEAFREGKIKVLTATPTLAFGVNLPARMVVIHDYRRYEVGYGYYPIPVLEYKQMAGRAGRPKYDNVGEAILIAKTDDEQDYLMENYVLAEPERIWSKLAVERILRPHVLSTIAAQYAQTEQGVYDFFGKTFYAYQYDPKAIKLVITKILKFLYDEEMIDAGGKNLFATKFGRRVSDLYIDPISAVFIRDALRARAPVITDISFLHMIAHTPDMYPKLRPYSSEVDELALFVDKHRDEFMFEPPSEFDDHFDFEEFMGEAKLAWVMQSWIEEVTEDQMIERFRVQPGDLYRLINSAKWLLYASRELAGLLKQKDLASKLNKLMERSANGVKVELLPLVRLKGVGRARARILFNSGLKTVDDLKRAPAERLVGLPLIGSRVAKKIKEQVGGFVKSEQWKKLGSEETPEQQSLSEYY
- a CDS encoding minichromosome maintenance protein MCM → MKREHFIIISTRPLTNGEARFSKEVAKTTEEVEIDPQQRFEDFFKQDKYRERISQMAIGNSTSLIVEFEDLMVFDMALAQILVEKPDEYSEYINRAAYSQLETEDSEYALKIESVTVRFRNLPESTALRMLGAANIGRLVMVEGIIVRASPVQPQVLRAAFKCKRCGETAYLDQAGPFLKAPLRCEVPHCQSKGPFEFVQEGSTFIDYQQIRIQERPEDLPPGQLPRSLNVKLISRDLVDTARPGDHVAIIGIVRAVAPVFPTAGKLRVFRLHVDANFIDIESKEPEMVLVSPEEEKKILELAADPWIHRNIIRSIAPSIYGYETIKEAIMYIVFGGVPKQLADISIRGELNILLLGDPGTAKSQLLQYVAAIAPRGLYTSGRGTTAAGLTAAVLREKGGGMTLEAGALVLADKGVACIDEIDKMRPEDRVAIHEVMEQHTVSVAKGGIVATLNARTAILAAANPSLGRYDAYKTVTENINLPITILSRFDLIFVLKDVPKKDLDEKMSAHILEIHRRGAAPLETPVPSDLLKKYISYAKNIKPVLTDEASQRLRAFYLEMRAITEKIEGSPIAITARQLESLIRLAEARARIALRKEVTAEDAEAAIVIMNKSLEEVGIDMSTQMRDIDIIMVGKPKSMQDKLRVILTEIVEMSKETGMIEKRLLLDELSSKHKIEAFEAQKLIGRMIRDGTIYERRPGFLSKV
- a CDS encoding DNA replication complex GINS family protein, which translates into the protein MFENKPVKVIANRNEAKTELAGLKVGPFDEGREYEVRFWVAKELEKAGIVRFREEDMLDVVKLHKIHWKERVQPTNKVSPLPEDFYPKLRRYLTSLKRASANNPEKLKDHEKSVRISKDIVNCRVKKIVSLASSLPLTAQALQSLTVEERTLYHNLYKTINEWRGKIF
- a CDS encoding Glu/Leu/Phe/Val dehydrogenase yields the protein METLAPVIKTPNPYEAALRQLDIAIEKLNLDPRIHEVLKHPMRIFVANIPVIMDDGSVRVFAGFRVQYNNTLGPTKGGIRYHPDLTVDEVTALAAWMTWKTAVVGLPLGGGKGGIRCNPKKMSQAELERLIRGYTRAISKFIGPYTDIPAPDIYTNAQTMAWMMDEYSEIVGYNAFGVVTGKPVNVGGSLGRNKATSLGLMYTVIDAANHLDMELKGATVAVQGYGNVGYHAARLLNGLGCKIIAVSDSKGGIYNPEGLDPEKVLKHKRKTGSVVDYPGSNEISNEQLLTLQCDILVPAALENQITKANASDIRAKIVAEGANGPVTPEADEVLFKNGVFVIPDILANAGGVTVSYFEQVQNQMNYYWTEQEVDDKLKAIMDKAFENVVAMAKQHNVNMRTAAYMLSVKRVADAMMARKGKPTAPLLKLALPKA